The nucleotide sequence ATTATTCTTTATCGCGATATCATTTACGCGATAATTTGTTGGTAGCGCGTTAAATTGAATGTATACTTAGATTCAAACTTCCTGTCGCAGACGATAACTAATGTTCCAATATTCGATCGACCGAATCATAGATCTTATTAGCTTACAATTGTTGCCATCAATTGTAAGCTAATAAGTACACCTAAAtgaaaccaaacaaaaaaaaaatttaattgcaATTGTCAAATGCTAAATAAAGCAAGCATGTATGTAATATTGCGTGCTAATAAGAATTTAAATGATTAAAATATAGACAACTATATTTCAATGGGCAAAACAGCAGGAATATTACAAAATAACTGAACCGATTAATTAAAGAGCATATTAATAATCAACAATTAGTCTACCAAAaccttattttaataataattaatattattataaaaattaggAATAATTAGTTTTCCTTTTAAAAACTTGCAAAGTTTCGTTTCCCACTGTATAAATCGCCCATTTGCTCTTCAGGTTGAGCAAGTCTCGACGGCGAGGAAGTGAAGGCTCGCTCCATGGCACCCTCCGGCGACCAGAAAAGGAGGAGCTCCATCGCGAAGATCCTCTTTACCTTCGGTTTTGGCGGAGGCGCcggttcttcctcctcctcctcctctgcccCCGCCGGCGCTAACCACAAGTTCATGGCTTCCGACGTCGGACTCGGCATCATCGCCTCCATGATCGACGACTCCTGGAACCGGACGGGTCCCCTGCCCGTGGCCGGGGAGAAGCGGCGCCTGCCGACGGCGGGGGAGATCGTGGACGAGCAATCGGAGACGTACACGTGCGTGATCGCGTACCGGGAAGGCCAACCCGTGAGGAAGCGGGTCTACTACGGGGACGCCGCCGAAGTCCGCGACAAGCTCGTGCCCTTCGAGCTTTCGCCGCCGCCGCAGAGGACTCCGCCGCATTCCGCCGATTTCCTCAGCCAATGCTTCCGGTGCAAGGGCGAACTCCGCGGCAAGGACATCTACATGTACAGGTAACTACGAAATCAGGAGAACTTTTAATTCCATCAATATAATCAGAAATtgcagaaagagaaaaaaaaaaaagtttataagATTGTTCCTTTCCATAAGATCGTTCCCTCTTTCCATTTTGTTTTCAGATAGCATTTACTAATCCCCTTAACCTAAGTTGCCATCCATCCCTGAATGGGGCTGGCTATAATTAGGTCGCATTGATTCATTGCTGATTTCATTGTCTTGCAGAGCGGAAGCTTTCTGTAGCGAGGGGTGTCGAGGTAAAGCCATAGTACTCGATGAGCTCGAAAGGAGTTTTAGGAGAGGAGGTAAAACGGCGAAGAAGATCGATCCTCCTCCTCTTCGTTCATGAGGGCACTGCGATTTTTACAGAGAAATGTTCGTGCCGTTCCTCCCAAAAGAAGCCCTTTTTTTGAGAATTTCCTTTTTGTCAAGGTTCCGCTTTTTTTTGACCCGTCGGGACAAAACGTTGATCACAGCGCAATTTGATCAtacatttttaatataatttaataatgttttataataaagtaatattttctatcaatttctctctctcttttattttttttaaaatttattttctcatTTAATCGTAAGTTTTTATACCCTTTCGATATATTGaaattcattttcttatatctttccCCCGATCTGTTTTAATCCGCGTCGCTCCTTCTCGATGGCTCGATTCCTCTCCGCCGGAGCCCTAGCGGGAGCTCTGGCGTCGTCCTCCGGCCTTGTTGTTAACCGATCTTGTGTCTCGGTCGTCCTCGGCCTCCGCCGCTTCTCCAGTCGTCATGAGAAGGTGCAGCTGTTCGAACTGGAGATCGACGGGGAGGGCTCCGCGTCGGAGGTGGAGGTTCTGGGCATGCGCCGCCTCGAGGATGCCATCCGTGCCGTTATAGTCCGTAGATCTGCTCCCGATTGGCTGCCCTTCGTCCCTGGCTCCTCTTACTGGGTGCCGCCCCGCAGTAATCCGATCGCCGATGAGAAGATGATGCCCTCCATCGCTGCTCGTGGCTCGCCATCCGCCGCCTACTTTTATGAAGGTAACGAAGCAAGTCATTTTCTGGCTCGTGTTTCGAACTAGCTCTTGTTCCATTTGCTGGCCTCTTTTTGTAAAGTTCAAGTTTGCATTCTTTGGAATCCAGTTCGTTTTTCTTGGAGTAATTCCAGCAATTGAAATTTCAATTGATTCGGGACCAGGAGTTGCtgggtgattttttttttttaaaatcccaTCTTATTACTTATACAATGATCAAATCAATTTAAAAGTTCGTGATAGGGCTGCAAATCCAACCGCCTTAGATGGGGACTGCATAACAGCCGCCTATGACTGCATTTAACATATATGGTTAGCATGTGCTGTTAAGAATGTCTTATTTGATTCATTTGAACCAATTTAGATGGAGCCGAATTGTTTTGAAATCCTAAATTACCCTATTGGCAGCTTGTAACTTGTAAATGTTAACTTAAACATTTGTTTTTATCAGTGATAAACACTTTAATGATAAACACTTTAGATGGCAATTATATGAATTCTACTTGTGTATATCATCTATTTTATATTGTTGATTAATATTGATTATTATATTTCGTGTGTGTGCGCGCGTGTGCGTGTGCGTGTGCGTGTGCGTGTGTGTGTGTCTATATTACTTTTATGCGGAAGTATGAATAGGATGGTGTCAATTGTATACCGCATGCAGTGTACAATGGGTCAATTGTATACCACCTACATACACTTTTAAAACCTGATTAACAAGATGGCCTCTCTTCAAAATACACTAGAGGGAAATAAATTTCAATGATGCGTATTATAATGACAGGATGCATCTTTTAGCAAAAGAAACTAAATAAACGAATATAATTGTCAAAATTGAAGAAACGGTTAATTTACAAGAATAATAAATCTTAAATAACGTTTAGACAagataaggttgtaaatgataATACAAAGTATAAATGAGCATGTGTGCAACTTATCAGATATAAAGACTTGGAGTCCCAACATACTAGATATAGTGTCCATTGTTTGAAATCTTGTGTACTAATTGAAATTGGCATGGATTGGCACGAAGAGATCATTGATACTGCTAGTCAATTGTGGTACGAGACAATACTGACCTTGTCTTATCCACTGGTTGGGATGGAGGCCTTGCTACAGTTTCAACTGCCTATGAGAAGCTTTGGCTCACTGACAGACTACCAGTTTTTCCAAACGACATGAAACTTTAGCTTCAGAAGTGGATGAAGAAGGTATGACTGCTGCTGCTGACAAGAAGGTTAAATGCGCTCGAGTTTACGGTTTCCTGTGTGTTTTGTGTTGTCATTTGTGCTGGAGGAAAGGAGTTGGGTCAATAGGGTGAATATATTAAGGGTTAATAAGTTAACAATGTAAACTTAATATTATGTGGGTGGTGTCAATAGGTTGACAAGTTGATATCTTaagtatatgaaattttaatacAATTACACAGTAATAACTTACTAAAtctataatatatattaaaaccATTATAACTTGGCTTCCTACTTTGCTGCCAACGTGCATTGCAGCTTCAAAATTGATGTCCGCATGAAGAAATCCATGTGTTATTCTCATTTGTTTAATTGCCCGTGAGTTTTTACTACCCTATTAATTAATGTGCACAATGTGTTAGCATGATTGCCAAGTATTAAATGGGTAAAATACTTTGGGACTTCTAGCAAATTTGTTATTCTTATTCTC is from Zingiber officinale cultivar Zhangliang chromosome 7B, Zo_v1.1, whole genome shotgun sequence and encodes:
- the LOC122004936 gene encoding FCS-Like Zinc finger 13-like — translated: MAPSGDQKRRSSIAKILFTFGFGGGAGSSSSSSSAPAGANHKFMASDVGLGIIASMIDDSWNRTGPLPVAGEKRRLPTAGEIVDEQSETYTCVIAYREGQPVRKRVYYGDAAEVRDKLVPFELSPPPQRTPPHSADFLSQCFRCKGELRGKDIYMYRAEAFCSEGCRGKAIVLDELERSFRRGGKTAKKIDPPPLRS
- the LOC122004937 gene encoding uncharacterized protein LOC122004937, whose amino-acid sequence is MARFLSAGALAGALASSSGLVVNRSCVSVVLGLRRFSSRHEKVQLFELEIDGEGSASEVEVLGMRRLEDAIRAVIVRRSAPDWLPFVPGSSYWVPPRSNPIADEKMMPSIAARGSPSAAYFYEGTPLHSRKKTQERTNAQSEDDEES